The window ATTTAGTTGAACTAGGTTTTCCTGAAATATTAGCTGAAGGTGCTGCAATTGGAACACCTGCCAGTTTAATTACTTGTTGTGCAGTTTTATCTTTAGGGAATCTAATAGCAACTGTTTCTAATCCACCTGAAGTTTCTTTAGGAACAAGTTCATTTTTTTCAAATACCATAGTCAGTGGACCTGGCCAAAATGCATCCATTAACTTTTCAGCATCTTCACTCACATAACGAACATATTTATATAAATCATTTCGATCTGCAATATGAAGAATAAGTGGGTTATCAGAAGGTCTTCCCTTTGCTTGGTAAATTCTTTTTGATGCCTCTGGGTTTAATCCGTTTGCACCAATGCCATAAACCGTTTCAGTTGGGAATATAACTAAATTCCCTTGAAGTATAGTTTCTTTTAAAATTGATTGATTTTCTTTAATATTTAGGTCATTATTAGACCAACAAATGGTATTTTTCAAGTTGAACACTTCACTTTCGAACGTATTATATCAAAAAGCGATTATTTTGTCTTAAGAATGATGAAAAAGGGAATAGATACCCTATATAAAATATAGAAAGATGTTGAAAATGTTCTTTTTTTGTTAATAATTCGATATTTATCAAATAAAAAATGAGTTATCCTTTTTGTGGTAGATAACTCATTTTATGTTTAGTTTTGGAATTCTTTTAATACTTCAATTAAAAGGTCAGGTCTATCTGTAATAATTCCATCTGCACCATTTTTAATCAATAGTCGCATTTCTTCCGGATCATCTACTGTCCAATAGAATACAGCCATATTCTTTCGATGTGCATCATTAATTAATTGTTTGTGCATTAAGTTAGCACGGTAAACCCCATTTTCATCTTTCTTAGCGATTGAATTACTAAACATATTTGGTAAAATATCTAAAATTTTCGCTGTACTTCCAGTAATTGACATTGAACTTGGGTTTGGTAAGATTAAAACTTCTGATTTCACTGTCCAGAAGAAATCAATATGAAATGCTGAGAAGATTGCAAAATTCGTTACTTCTTTTGTTCCAGCATTGTTTTTAGCTTCTGGTAAGTTTTCTTTAAAGTATGAAATAATTCTATCATCAAATGATGCTAAGACTACTTTATCTACTAATTCATATTGTTCAACTAATCTAACTAATTCTGCTGCTGCATCATATCCGATATTTTCCGGTTCATCTTTGATTTCTAAAATATATAAAACATCATCACCAACATTTGCGAAGATATCTTCAATCTTAGCAGGAATCATTCTAACCATATCGGGATGATTTGAATCTAGATTTGCAAAAGGTTTATTTCCATCAATATCTACGAAGTTTCTTGCTGAATAATAATCATCTGCAATAATTTCACTAATGATTTCATTATATGTATAATTTCTAATTAATTGACCGTTGTAATCACTATCAGGTGACATTTCTAAATCTAAATCATGGTGAGAGATTAATACACCATCTTTAGTCATTGCTAAGTCAATTTCTAACACACCTGCTTGGAAATCATTAACTAACATATCGTAAGCATAAACTGTGTTTTCAGGAGCTAATTCTTTAGCACCGCCGTGTGGAATAATTAATGGTAATTTACCATGTGTTCTAAAGCTATTTTCACCTTTAACTTTTGAGATTGTAAATGGTAAGAAATTGATAGCGGCAAAGAAAATTGTAAATCCTGCAGCCACATAAACTAACACTTTAATCCCCTTAATTAGTTTCTTCATCTTGTTATTCTCCTCTTTGTTTTAAATATAATTCATATAAATTATAACCTAAAGCACAAATTGTCATGGGTCCAACACCTTTTGGAACAGGTGTAATGTAAGATGCGATTGGTTCCACTTCATTAAAATCAACATCTCCAACAAGTTTTCCATCTACGCGATTGATACCAACATCAATTACTACAGCACCTTGTTTAACCATATCTTTAGTTACAAACTTAGCTTTGCCGATTGCAGCAATTAAAATATCTGCTTGTTTGGTAATCTCAGCTAAGTTTTTTGTTTTTGAATGGGTAATAGTAACTGTTGCATTTCTATCTAACAACATTTTAGAAATTGGCGCACCAACAATTTGGCTGCGTCCAATCACAACCGCATGCTTCCCTTCAATTTCAATTCCGTAATGATCAAGTAACATCATTATGCCTTTTGGCGTTGCAGGGCGAATACCTGCCTTCTTTTGGAATAATAAACCTTGATTAATTGTATGGAATCCATCTACATCTTTTCTATAATCAATACTTTCCATTAACATTTCACTGTTTAAATGTTTTGGTAATGGAAGTTGAAGTAAGATTCCATTGACCTCATCGTTATGATTAAATGAATGAATTAAGTCATAGACTTCTTTTTCACTTACATGTTCATCTAAATAATTAATGTTAGTAACCATACCAAGTTTTTCAGTTGTAGATAATTTTCCTTTAACATAACTTAAGCTTGCAGGATCATTTCCTACTAAAATAATTTCTAATCTTGGTTTTGACTTTAATAATGATACTTTTTCTTTTAATACTAAATTTAGTTCATCCGCTGTTTTTCTTCCGTCTAATATCATATGATCAATTCTCCTTCGTCATCCACCCTAATATCTAAGGCTCTTGGATGTTCGTTTAACCCCGGCATTGTATTAATACCTTTTGTGAGAGTTACGATTAGTTTTGCACCAAATGATATTTTAACATCACTTATGTCTAAAGTGAAATCTTTTGGGCATCCTTTTAGTTTAGGATCTCCAGATAACGATAAAGGTGTCTTTGCGATACAGACAGGATAATTAAAATCTTTTACAGCATTTAACTTATCTAGTGCTTTCTTTGTAAATATAACTTCCTTGGCACCATATAAGGTTTTTGCGATTCTTTCTATCTTATCTTGATGCTTTTCTTCTAAGTTATATAAAGGCTTAAATGTTGTTGCTTGTTCTATTTCTGAAATGACTAATTTTGCTAAGTTTTCTGCTCCTAATCCACCTAAACTATAAGCTTCAGATAATTCTACTTTATAGTTATGTTTTACAGCCCAGTTACGTAAAAATTCGATTTCTTCTAGTGTATCTGTATGGAATTTATTAATAGCGACCACACTTTTTAGATTAAAGGTTTTTATATTTTCTAGATGTTTTTCGAGATTAGATAAACCTTTTTCTAAGGCATCAAAATTTACACTTAGCAAATTATCTTCATTCGCTCCACCATGCAATTTAAGGGCTTTTATAGTTGCTACAACTACAACGATTTTAGCACCAGCATAAAGGTGAGGTTGTTTAATATGTAAAAATTTCTCCATTCCTAAATCTGCACCAAATCCAGCTTCGGTTACAACGTAATCAGCTAACTTTAATGCTGTATTAGTTGCAATGACTGAACTACAACCATGCGCAATATTTGCAAATGGTCCTGCATGAACAAAGGCCGGTACCATTTCTTTAGCAAAAACAATATTAGGCTTTATTGCATCTTTTAAGAGTAATAAAATCGCGTCTACACAACCTAAGTCTTTAGCATGAATAAGTTTTTCTTCTTCATTTATTCCTATAACGATGTTTGAGACTCTTTCACGTAAATCTTTGAAATCTCTTGCTAATGCTAAAATAGCCATCATTTCAGATGCGGCTGTTATTTGAAATTTGTCCGTTCTAATTTCTGTTTCAATACTTCTTAAAGATCTATCATTCATATCCATAGCACGTTGCCAATAAACTTCTTTTATTTTAAGTTCATTACCAAAATGAATATGATTATCGATGACTGCGCTTAATAAGTTATTCGCGCTTGTTAGTGCGTGTAAATCCCCTGTAAAGTGTAGATCAATATCAAGTGCTGGTTCTAATGAACTCACTCCACCTCCGGTTGCTCCACCCTTTAAACCAAAGACGGGTCCAAGTGATGGTTCTCTTAAGGCAAGCATTACACTTTTCCCAATCTTTTTTAATCCTTGGGCAAGTCCAATAGAAACGGTTGTTTTTCCTTCTCCACTTGATGTTGGATTAATGGCACTCACTAATATTAAATTACCGTTGGGTTTATTTTCGATTCTATTTAAAATTTTTGGAGAGATTTTAAATTTATCATTTCCATATGAAATAATTTCATCTTCGTTGATTCCAAGGTTCTCAACTAAATAGCGATACTTATTCATTTTTTCACCCTCTTTATCTTTAATATCATTATACATTTATTTCTCTCATAAATATAAAACCACGAATTGCTCGTGGTTTATATCTTCATATAGTTATAATTGGTTTTTAATAAATTCTCTACATGTAACACTAAATCTTTACTTGGTTCACTAATATGATTAAGTTCATATGGGATACCCATTGCTTCCCATTTCTTAATACC of the Acholeplasma hippikon genome contains:
- a CDS encoding glycerophosphodiester phosphodiesterase family protein, coding for MKKLIKGIKVLVYVAAGFTIFFAAINFLPFTISKVKGENSFRTHGKLPLIIPHGGAKELAPENTVYAYDMLVNDFQAGVLEIDLAMTKDGVLISHHDLDLEMSPDSDYNGQLIRNYTYNEIISEIIADDYYSARNFVDIDGNKPFANLDSNHPDMVRMIPAKIEDIFANVGDDVLYILEIKDEPENIGYDAAAELVRLVEQYELVDKVVLASFDDRIISYFKENLPEAKNNAGTKEVTNFAIFSAFHIDFFWTVKSEVLILPNPSSMSITGSTAKILDILPNMFSNSIAKKDENGVYRANLMHKQLINDAHRKNMAVFYWTVDDPEEMRLLIKNGADGIITDRPDLLIEVLKEFQN
- a CDS encoding bifunctional 5,10-methylenetetrahydrofolate dehydrogenase/5,10-methenyltetrahydrofolate cyclohydrolase; translation: MILDGRKTADELNLVLKEKVSLLKSKPRLEIILVGNDPASLSYVKGKLSTTEKLGMVTNINYLDEHVSEKEVYDLIHSFNHNDEVNGILLQLPLPKHLNSEMLMESIDYRKDVDGFHTINQGLLFQKKAGIRPATPKGIMMLLDHYGIEIEGKHAVVIGRSQIVGAPISKMLLDRNATVTITHSKTKNLAEITKQADILIAAIGKAKFVTKDMVKQGAVVIDVGINRVDGKLVGDVDFNEVEPIASYITPVPKGVGPMTICALGYNLYELYLKQRGE
- a CDS encoding formate--tetrahydrofolate ligase; this encodes MYNDIKDKEGEKMNKYRYLVENLGINEDEIISYGNDKFKISPKILNRIENKPNGNLILVSAINPTSSGEGKTTVSIGLAQGLKKIGKSVMLALREPSLGPVFGLKGGATGGGVSSLEPALDIDLHFTGDLHALTSANNLLSAVIDNHIHFGNELKIKEVYWQRAMDMNDRSLRSIETEIRTDKFQITAASEMMAILALARDFKDLRERVSNIVIGINEEEKLIHAKDLGCVDAILLLLKDAIKPNIVFAKEMVPAFVHAGPFANIAHGCSSVIATNTALKLADYVVTEAGFGADLGMEKFLHIKQPHLYAGAKIVVVVATIKALKLHGGANEDNLLSVNFDALEKGLSNLEKHLENIKTFNLKSVVAINKFHTDTLEEIEFLRNWAVKHNYKVELSEAYSLGGLGAENLAKLVISEIEQATTFKPLYNLEEKHQDKIERIAKTLYGAKEVIFTKKALDKLNAVKDFNYPVCIAKTPLSLSGDPKLKGCPKDFTLDISDVKISFGAKLIVTLTKGINTMPGLNEHPRALDIRVDDEGELII